Proteins encoded by one window of Nitrospinota bacterium:
- a CDS encoding CPBP family intramembrane glutamic endopeptidase, whose translation MAAIYLMNYLVIRQFLRGETIVSQLNQLASIHKRNILFIGLYIILFNSILEEFFWRGFLFKELRELINPWMAHTLTGIGFSFHHIIFFIGWFELPFLMLATSGLIAFAIVMNFILERYDLFSCWLIHGLVDTVQVFIAFRIFGMI comes from the coding sequence TTGGCAGCGATTTATCTAATGAATTATCTGGTTATCAGGCAATTCCTGAGAGGAGAGACCATTGTTTCTCAGCTCAACCAGCTTGCCTCGATTCATAAGAGAAACATTCTTTTTATCGGTCTTTATATTATTCTTTTCAATTCAATCTTGGAGGAGTTTTTCTGGAGAGGTTTTTTATTCAAGGAGTTGCGAGAACTGATCAATCCTTGGATGGCACATACCCTCACAGGGATAGGGTTTTCTTTCCATCATATTATTTTTTTTATTGGCTGGTTCGAGCTTCCTTTTCTCATGCTTGCAACATCAGGGCTGATTGCCTTTGCCATCGTGATGAATTTTATTCTTGAAAGATATGACCTCTTCTCCTGTTGGCTTATACATGGATTGGTTGATACTGTGCAAGTCTTTATAGCTTTCAGAATATTCGGGATGATTTAA
- a CDS encoding MATE family efflux transporter, with amino-acid sequence MHESVKGRRKLLSGKTIKSISERWKSEGGYSEVLVLAIPLILSTGAWSIQHFVDRMFLTWYSPEAIAAAMPAGMLNFTIMCLFIGTSGYVNTFVAQYHGAGMSERIGPALWQGIYVAGIGGIVLISMIPFAEPIFRFIGHEKLVREYETIYFQILCLGAAPSVASTALSSFFSGRGKAWPIMWVNFLATLVNLIMDYVLIFGHFGFPELGIKGAAIATVFSSCFSFLVFFILVSKRAYNQRYHTLRGWKFEYSLFSRLMRFGLPTGVQFLLDIAGFTVFILLMGRLGIIPLAATNIAFNINTLAFMPMIGFGIAMSVLVGQNLGKDKPALAEKSVYSGFHLAFLYMATIALLYVLVPGIFLWPFAAKADPDSFISIREITVVLLRFIAVYSIFDAMNIIFASALKGAGDTRYIMLMVFILSLILLIIPSYVAVVFFHTGIFVGWTIASLYIIILGFVFLFRFLGGKWKSMRVIEEAPPSIPSTFPERSATKFDL; translated from the coding sequence TTGCATGAATCTGTTAAGGGGAGAAGGAAGTTGCTATCAGGAAAGACCATCAAGTCTATAAGCGAGCGCTGGAAATCTGAGGGAGGATATTCTGAGGTATTGGTGCTGGCTATCCCGCTCATTTTAAGCACAGGGGCATGGTCAATACAGCATTTTGTTGACCGGATGTTTTTGACGTGGTACTCCCCAGAGGCTATTGCAGCAGCTATGCCTGCTGGCATGCTGAATTTCACTATCATGTGTCTCTTTATTGGGACTTCAGGTTATGTCAACACATTTGTTGCTCAGTACCACGGAGCAGGGATGTCTGAAAGGATTGGCCCAGCCCTCTGGCAGGGGATCTACGTGGCAGGTATTGGAGGGATAGTGCTTATTAGTATGATCCCTTTTGCTGAACCAATCTTTAGATTTATTGGACACGAAAAGCTGGTTCGGGAATACGAAACAATCTACTTTCAGATACTCTGTCTCGGAGCAGCACCTTCAGTTGCTTCCACTGCTCTTTCAAGCTTCTTTTCCGGTCGAGGTAAGGCCTGGCCGATTATGTGGGTGAACTTCCTCGCGACTCTCGTAAATCTGATTATGGACTATGTCTTGATATTTGGCCATTTTGGCTTTCCAGAGCTTGGTATTAAAGGAGCGGCTATTGCAACCGTTTTCTCTTCATGCTTCTCTTTCCTTGTTTTTTTTATTTTGGTTTCCAAACGGGCTTATAATCAAAGGTATCATACGCTCCGGGGATGGAAATTTGAGTACTCCCTCTTCTCTCGTCTTATGCGCTTTGGTTTGCCAACAGGGGTTCAATTCTTACTCGATATTGCTGGTTTTACTGTCTTTATTCTTTTAATGGGCCGCTTGGGCATAATCCCTCTTGCGGCTACGAATATCGCCTTTAATATTAACACTCTGGCATTTATGCCCATGATAGGTTTTGGAATCGCCATGTCGGTTTTAGTAGGACAGAACCTTGGCAAAGATAAGCCTGCTTTAGCAGAGAAGAGCGTTTATTCAGGGTTTCATCTTGCGTTTCTTTACATGGCAACCATAGCTCTTTTGTATGTTCTTGTTCCAGGTATCTTTTTATGGCCCTTTGCTGCCAAGGCAGATCCGGATAGCTTTATCTCCATTCGAGAAATCACTGTGGTTCTTCTGCGCTTTATAGCCGTCTACTCAATTTTTGATGCCATGAATATTATTTTTGCCTCAGCACTTAAAGGCGCAGGGGATACTCGCTATATTATGTTGATGGTTTTTATACTTTCTTTAATTTTGCTTATCATTCCAAGTTACGTGGCAGTGGTTTTTTTCCATACGGGTATCTTTGTGGGATGGACGATTGCTTCTTTATACATCATTATACTGGGGTTTGTATTCTTGTTCCGTTTTCTTGGAGGAAAATGGAAGTCGATGAGGGTAATCGAAGAAGCTCCACCTTCTATACCTTCGACATTTCCTGAAAGATCTGCTACGAAGTTCGATCTTTAA